The following coding sequences lie in one Streptomyces venezuelae genomic window:
- the shc gene encoding squalene--hopene cyclase, which yields MTATTDGSTGAATPRAASASQSTEPVDLTDTTATDPREAAARAMRRSTDFLLARQDAEGWWKGDLETNVTMDAEDLLLRQFLGIRDEDTTRAAALFIRGEQRDDGTWATFYGGPGELSTTIEAYVALRLAGDRPDEPHMARASAWIRDRGGIAEARVFTRIWLALFGWWKWDDLPELPPELIYFPKWVPLNIYDFGCWARQTIVPLTIVSAKRPVRPAPFALDELHTDARVPNPTKPLAPVASWDGVFQRLDKALHVYHKVAPRPLRRAAMNSAARWIIERQENDGCWGGIQPPAVYSVIALHLLGYDLDHPVLKAGLASLDRFAVWREDGSRMIEACQSPVWDTCLATIALADAGVPADHPQLVKAADWMLGEQIVRPGDWSVRRPRLTPGGWAFEFHNDNYPDIDDTAEVALALRRVAHPDKARLENAIDRGVRWNLGMQSKNGAWGAFDVDNTSPFPNRLPFCDFGEVIDPPSADVTGHVVEMLAVEGRSHDPRTRRGIEWLLAEQEENGAWFGRWGVNYIYGTGSVVPALITAGLPASHPAIRRAVRWVESVQNDDGGWGEDLRSYRDRGWVGHGTSSASQTAWALLALLSAGEREAKSTERGIAWLVEAQRADGSWDEPYFTGTGFPWDFSINYHLYRQVFPLTALGRYINGEPFAGGSGARPAKGS from the coding sequence ATGACAGCGACGACCGACGGAAGCACCGGAGCGGCCACGCCCCGCGCAGCCTCGGCCAGCCAGTCCACCGAACCCGTAGACCTGACCGATACGACCGCGACAGACCCCCGCGAGGCCGCCGCGCGCGCCATGCGGCGCTCCACGGACTTCCTGCTCGCCCGGCAGGACGCCGAAGGCTGGTGGAAGGGCGACCTCGAGACCAACGTGACCATGGATGCCGAGGACCTCCTCCTGCGGCAGTTCCTCGGGATCAGGGACGAGGACACCACGCGCGCCGCCGCGCTCTTCATCCGCGGCGAGCAGCGCGACGACGGCACCTGGGCCACGTTCTACGGCGGCCCCGGCGAACTCTCCACCACCATCGAGGCGTACGTCGCACTGCGGCTGGCCGGCGACCGGCCCGACGAGCCCCACATGGCGAGGGCCTCCGCGTGGATCCGCGACCGGGGCGGCATCGCCGAGGCCCGGGTCTTCACCCGGATCTGGCTCGCCCTCTTCGGCTGGTGGAAGTGGGACGACCTGCCCGAACTCCCGCCGGAGCTCATCTACTTCCCCAAGTGGGTCCCGCTCAACATCTACGACTTCGGCTGCTGGGCGCGGCAGACGATAGTGCCGCTCACCATCGTGTCCGCCAAGCGGCCCGTGCGCCCCGCCCCGTTCGCACTGGACGAGCTGCACACCGACGCGCGCGTACCGAACCCCACCAAACCCCTCGCACCCGTGGCGAGTTGGGACGGTGTCTTCCAGCGGCTCGACAAGGCGCTGCACGTCTACCACAAGGTCGCGCCGCGCCCGCTGCGCAGGGCCGCGATGAACAGCGCAGCCCGCTGGATCATCGAGCGGCAGGAGAACGACGGCTGCTGGGGCGGGATCCAGCCGCCCGCCGTCTACTCCGTCATCGCGCTGCACCTGCTCGGCTACGACCTGGACCACCCCGTCCTGAAGGCCGGACTCGCCTCGCTCGACCGGTTCGCCGTGTGGCGCGAGGACGGCTCGCGGATGATCGAGGCCTGCCAGTCGCCCGTGTGGGACACCTGCCTGGCGACGATCGCCCTCGCCGACGCCGGAGTGCCCGCCGACCACCCGCAGTTGGTCAAGGCCGCCGACTGGATGCTCGGCGAGCAGATCGTGCGGCCGGGCGACTGGTCCGTGCGCAGACCCCGACTGACGCCCGGCGGCTGGGCGTTCGAGTTCCACAACGACAACTACCCCGACATCGACGACACCGCGGAGGTCGCCCTCGCGCTGCGCAGGGTCGCGCACCCCGACAAGGCGCGCCTGGAGAACGCCATCGACCGCGGGGTCCGCTGGAACCTCGGCATGCAGTCGAAGAACGGCGCCTGGGGCGCCTTCGACGTCGACAACACCAGCCCCTTCCCCAACCGGCTGCCGTTCTGCGACTTCGGCGAGGTCATCGACCCGCCGTCCGCCGACGTCACAGGACACGTCGTGGAGATGCTCGCCGTCGAGGGCAGGTCCCATGACCCGCGCACCCGGCGCGGCATCGAGTGGCTCCTCGCCGAACAGGAGGAGAACGGCGCCTGGTTCGGACGCTGGGGCGTCAACTACATCTACGGCACCGGGTCGGTGGTGCCCGCCCTGATCACCGCGGGACTGCCCGCCTCGCACCCGGCGATCCGGCGCGCGGTGCGGTGGGTCGAGTCGGTGCAGAACGACGACGGCGGCTGGGGCGAGGACCTGCGCTCCTACCGCGACCGGGGCTGGGTCGGTCACGGCACGTCGTCCGCGTCGCAGACCGCGTGGGCGCTGCTGGCCCTCCTGTCGGCGGGGGAGCGGGAGGCCAAGTCGACGGAGCGGGGCATCGCCTGGCTCGTCGAGGCGCAGCGCGCGGACGGCTCGTGGGACGAGCCGTACTTCACCGGCACCGGCTTCCCCTGGGACTTCTCCATCAACTACCACCTGTACCGGCAGGTGTTCCCGCTCACCGCCCTCGGCAGGTACATCAACGGGGAGCCCTTCGCGGGCGGCTCCGGCGCCCGCCCCGCCAAGGGCAGCTGA
- a CDS encoding 1-hydroxy-2-methyl-2-butenyl 4-diphosphate reductase produces MDRTPAPRPGPAPLLIACALGIERFALRTGDRKGAPGDMTVLRTGMGPKNAERAVTGALGQHTLRDAAVLATGFCAGLAPGMHPGDLVVAEETRDARGSTPCTGTGLLVEELVRAVPGRTVHTGPLTGSDHVVRGAERGALLATGAIAVDMESAATLHSAVRTGQRPVAAVRVVVDAPQHELVRIGTVRGGISAFRVLRAVLPAFFEWHRSSLLPRR; encoded by the coding sequence ATGGACAGGACCCCGGCCCCCCGGCCGGGCCCCGCGCCGCTGCTGATCGCCTGCGCGCTCGGCATCGAGCGCTTCGCCCTGCGCACCGGCGACCGCAAGGGCGCGCCGGGAGACATGACCGTGCTGCGCACCGGCATGGGCCCCAAGAACGCCGAGCGCGCCGTCACCGGCGCGCTCGGACAGCACACCCTGCGCGACGCGGCCGTACTGGCCACCGGCTTCTGTGCCGGACTTGCCCCCGGCATGCACCCCGGCGACCTCGTCGTCGCCGAGGAGACCAGGGACGCGCGCGGCAGCACACCCTGCACGGGAACCGGGCTGCTGGTCGAGGAGCTGGTGCGGGCCGTGCCCGGCCGCACCGTGCACACCGGACCGCTCACCGGCTCCGACCACGTCGTCCGCGGCGCCGAGCGCGGCGCCCTCCTGGCCACGGGCGCGATCGCCGTGGACATGGAGTCCGCCGCGACGCTGCACAGCGCCGTACGCACCGGTCAGCGGCCCGTTGCCGCCGTCCGGGTGGTCGTGGATGCCCCACAGCACGAACTCGTCCGCATCGGCACGGTGCGCGGTGGAATATCAGCTTTCCGTGTTCTCCGTGCCGTGCTCCCCGCTTTCTTTGAATGGCACCGTTCTTCGCTGCTCCCCCGGAGGTGA
- the hpnH gene encoding adenosyl-hopene transferase HpnH, translating to MAMPLRQSIKVATYLFEQKLRKRDKFPLIVELEPLFACNLKCEGCGKIQHPAGVLKQRMPVAQAVGAVLESGAPMVSIAGGEPLMHPQIDEIVRQLVARKKYVFLCTNAMLLRKKIEKFEPSPYFAFAVHIDGMRERHDESVAKEGVFDEAVAAIKEAKKRGFRVTTNSTFFNTDTPQTIIEVLNFLNDDLKVDEMMLSPAYAYEKAPDQEHFLGVEQTRELFKKAFAGGNRRRWRLNHSPLFLDFLEGKADFPCTAWAIPNYSLFGWQRPCYLMSDGYVPTYRQLIEETDWSKYGRGKDPRCANCMAHCGYEPTAVLATMGSLKESIRAARETVSGNRG from the coding sequence ATGGCCATGCCGCTTCGTCAGTCCATCAAGGTCGCTACGTATCTCTTTGAACAGAAGCTGCGCAAGCGCGACAAGTTCCCGCTGATCGTCGAATTGGAACCGCTCTTCGCCTGCAACCTGAAGTGCGAGGGCTGCGGCAAGATCCAGCATCCGGCCGGGGTGCTCAAGCAGCGCATGCCGGTGGCCCAAGCCGTGGGCGCCGTCTTGGAGTCCGGCGCCCCGATGGTGTCCATCGCCGGCGGCGAACCGCTGATGCACCCTCAGATCGATGAGATCGTGCGGCAGTTGGTGGCGAGGAAGAAGTACGTCTTCCTCTGCACCAACGCCATGCTGCTGCGCAAGAAGATCGAGAAGTTCGAGCCCTCGCCGTACTTCGCGTTCGCCGTGCACATCGACGGGATGCGGGAGCGGCACGACGAGTCCGTCGCGAAGGAAGGCGTCTTCGACGAGGCCGTGGCCGCCATCAAGGAGGCCAAGAAGCGCGGCTTCCGGGTCACCACCAATTCGACGTTCTTCAACACCGACACCCCGCAGACCATCATCGAGGTCCTGAACTTCCTCAACGACGACCTGAAGGTCGACGAGATGATGTTGTCGCCCGCCTACGCCTACGAGAAGGCGCCCGACCAGGAGCACTTCCTCGGTGTCGAGCAGACCCGCGAGCTGTTCAAGAAGGCCTTCGCGGGCGGCAACCGGCGGCGCTGGCGGCTCAACCACTCGCCGCTCTTCCTGGACTTCCTCGAGGGCAAGGCGGACTTCCCGTGCACCGCGTGGGCCATCCCGAACTACTCGCTCTTCGGCTGGCAGCGCCCCTGCTACCTGATGAGCGACGGGTACGTCCCCACGTACCGCCAGCTCATCGAGGAGACCGACTGGAGCAAGTACGGCCGCGGCAAGGACCCGCGCTGCGCCAACTGCATGGCGCACTGCGGCTACGAACCGACCGCCGTTCTGGCCACGATGGGCTCCCTCAAGGAGTCCATCCGCGCGGCCCGCGAGACGGTCTCCGGAAACCGCGGGTGA
- the dxs gene encoding 1-deoxy-D-xylulose-5-phosphate synthase, whose translation MTILDTIRGPRDLKGLSGAELDELAGEIREFLVHAVARTGGHLGPNLGVVELSIALHRVFESPVDRLVWDTGHQSYVHKLLTGRQDFSKLRGKGGLSGYPSREESEHDIVENSHASTALGWADGLAKARQVLGERGHVVAVIGDGALTGGMAWEALNNIAAAKDRPLIIVVNDNERSYAPTIGGLANHLATLRTTDGYERVLAWGKDILQRTPVVGQTLYESLHGAKKGFKDAFAPQGMFEDLGLKYVGPIDGHDIGAVESALRRAKRFHGPVLVHCLTEKGRGYEPALADEADRFHTVGVMDPLTCEPLAPSNGPSWTSVFGDEIVRIGAERDDVVAITAAMLGPVGLTKFAEAYPDRVWDVGIAEQHAAVSAAGLATGGLHPVVAVYATFLNRAFDQLLMDVALHRCGVTFVLDRAGVTGVDGASHNGMWDMSILQVVPGLRIAAPRDADQLRAQLREAVAVDDAPTLLRFPKESVGPAIPAVDRIGGMDVLFGDASADAEVLLVAVGVMAPVCLQAAELLRERGLRCTVVDPRWVKPVDPELPGLAARHRLVAVVEDNSRASGVGAAVALALGEAEVDVPVRRFGIPEQFLAHAKRGEVLADLGLTPVEIAGRISATLTAKDGAHQQGPGKEYDV comes from the coding sequence ATGACCATTCTCGACACCATCAGGGGGCCACGGGATCTGAAGGGGCTCTCCGGGGCCGAGCTCGACGAACTGGCAGGGGAGATCAGGGAGTTCCTGGTGCACGCGGTCGCCAGGACGGGCGGCCATCTCGGCCCCAATCTGGGGGTGGTGGAGCTCTCCATCGCCCTGCACCGCGTCTTCGAGTCGCCGGTCGACCGGCTCGTGTGGGACACCGGCCACCAGAGCTACGTCCACAAACTGCTCACCGGACGCCAGGACTTCTCCAAGCTCCGCGGCAAGGGCGGCCTCTCCGGCTACCCCTCGCGCGAGGAGTCCGAGCACGACATCGTCGAGAACAGCCACGCCTCGACGGCGCTGGGCTGGGCGGACGGCCTCGCCAAGGCGCGGCAGGTCCTCGGCGAGCGCGGCCACGTCGTCGCCGTCATCGGGGACGGCGCGCTGACCGGCGGCATGGCCTGGGAGGCCCTGAACAACATCGCGGCCGCGAAGGACCGGCCGCTGATCATCGTCGTCAACGACAACGAACGCTCGTACGCACCCACCATCGGCGGCCTCGCCAACCACCTCGCGACCCTGCGCACGACCGACGGCTACGAGCGCGTCCTTGCCTGGGGCAAGGACATCCTGCAGCGCACGCCCGTCGTCGGGCAGACGCTGTACGAGTCGCTGCACGGCGCCAAGAAGGGGTTCAAGGACGCGTTCGCGCCACAGGGCATGTTCGAGGATCTGGGGCTCAAGTACGTCGGGCCGATCGACGGGCACGACATCGGAGCCGTCGAGTCGGCCCTGCGCCGTGCCAAGCGCTTCCACGGCCCCGTACTCGTCCACTGCCTCACCGAGAAGGGCCGCGGCTACGAACCCGCGCTCGCCGACGAGGCGGACCGCTTCCACACCGTCGGCGTCATGGACCCGCTCACCTGCGAGCCGCTCGCGCCGTCCAACGGCCCGTCCTGGACCTCCGTGTTCGGGGACGAGATCGTCCGCATCGGCGCCGAGCGCGACGACGTCGTCGCCATCACCGCGGCCATGCTGGGCCCCGTCGGCCTGACGAAGTTCGCGGAGGCCTACCCCGACCGGGTCTGGGACGTCGGCATCGCCGAGCAGCACGCCGCCGTGTCCGCCGCCGGGCTCGCCACGGGCGGCCTGCACCCGGTCGTCGCCGTGTACGCCACGTTCCTCAACCGCGCCTTCGACCAGCTCCTGATGGATGTCGCGCTGCACCGGTGCGGGGTGACGTTCGTGCTCGACCGGGCCGGGGTCACCGGCGTCGACGGCGCCTCGCACAACGGCATGTGGGACATGTCGATCCTCCAGGTCGTGCCGGGGCTGCGGATCGCCGCGCCGCGCGACGCCGACCAACTGCGGGCCCAGCTGCGCGAAGCGGTCGCCGTCGACGACGCGCCGACGCTCCTGCGCTTCCCCAAGGAGTCGGTGGGGCCCGCGATCCCGGCCGTGGACCGGATCGGCGGCATGGACGTGCTGTTCGGCGACGCGTCGGCGGACGCGGAGGTGCTGCTCGTCGCCGTCGGGGTGATGGCGCCGGTCTGTCTCCAGGCCGCCGAGCTGCTCCGGGAGCGCGGTCTGCGCTGCACCGTCGTCGACCCGCGCTGGGTCAAGCCCGTCGACCCCGAGCTGCCCGGCCTCGCCGCACGCCACCGCCTCGTCGCGGTCGTCGAGGACAACAGCCGTGCCTCCGGGGTCGGCGCGGCGGTCGCGCTCGCGCTCGGCGAGGCCGAAGTCGACGTACCGGTGCGGCGGTTCGGCATCCCCGAGCAGTTCCTGGCGCACGCCAAGCGGGGCGAGGTCCTCGCCGACCTCGGGCTCACCCCCGTCGAGATCGCAGGACGCATCAGCGCCACGCTGACCGCCAAGGACGGCGCGCACCAGCAGGGCCCAGGCAAGGAGTACGACGTATGA
- a CDS encoding aspartate aminotransferase family protein — MTKEFDLGRLLAERGAERYELHTRHLNHQLPRMLHTIGFDKVYERAEGAYFWDTDGNDYLDMLAGFGVMGLGRHHPVVRKALHDVLDASLADLTRFDCQPLPGLLAEQLLRHSPHLDRVFFGNSGTEAVETALKFARYATGKPRVLYCAHAFHGLTTGSLSVNGEDGFRDGFAPLLPDTAVPLGDLDALARELQKGDVAGLIVEPIQGKGVHETPPGYLRAAQELLHRHKALLIADEVQTGLGRTGDFYAYQHEEGIEPDLVCVAKALSGGYVPVGATLGKDWIFKKVYSSMDRVLVHSASFGSNAQAMAAGLAVLSVIEDEKVVENARVTGELLKSRLAALVDRYELLSEVRGRGLMIGIEFGRPRSLKLRGRWTMLQAARKGLFAQMVVVPLLQKHRILTQVSGDHLEVIKLIPPLTVGEREVDRFVDAFTAVMEDAHGGGGLMWDFGRTLVKQAVANR; from the coding sequence ATGACCAAGGAGTTCGACCTCGGCCGGCTTCTCGCCGAGCGGGGCGCCGAACGGTACGAACTGCACACCCGGCACCTCAACCACCAGCTGCCGCGCATGCTGCACACCATCGGCTTCGACAAGGTCTACGAACGGGCCGAGGGCGCGTACTTCTGGGACACGGACGGCAACGACTACCTCGACATGCTCGCGGGCTTCGGCGTCATGGGGCTCGGCCGGCACCACCCCGTCGTACGCAAGGCGCTCCACGACGTCCTCGACGCCTCGCTCGCCGACCTCACCCGCTTCGACTGCCAGCCCCTGCCCGGGCTGCTCGCCGAGCAACTGCTGAGGCACAGCCCGCACCTGGACCGCGTCTTCTTCGGCAACAGCGGCACCGAGGCGGTCGAGACGGCGCTGAAGTTCGCCCGCTACGCGACCGGGAAGCCACGGGTGCTCTACTGCGCGCACGCCTTCCACGGGCTCACCACGGGCTCCCTCTCCGTCAACGGCGAGGACGGCTTCCGGGACGGCTTCGCGCCGCTGCTGCCCGACACCGCGGTCCCGCTCGGCGACCTGGACGCGCTCGCCCGGGAGCTGCAGAAGGGCGACGTCGCCGGGCTGATCGTCGAGCCCATCCAGGGCAAGGGCGTGCACGAGACCCCGCCCGGCTATCTGCGCGCCGCCCAGGAGCTGCTGCACCGACACAAGGCGCTGCTCATCGCCGACGAGGTGCAGACCGGCCTCGGCAGGACCGGTGACTTCTACGCCTACCAGCACGAGGAGGGCATCGAGCCCGACCTGGTCTGCGTCGCCAAGGCGCTGTCGGGCGGCTATGTGCCGGTCGGCGCGACGCTGGGCAAGGACTGGATCTTCAAGAAGGTCTACTCGTCGATGGACCGGGTGCTCGTGCACTCGGCGAGCTTCGGCTCCAACGCGCAGGCCATGGCGGCCGGGCTCGCCGTCCTGTCGGTCATCGAGGACGAGAAGGTCGTCGAGAACGCCCGGGTCACGGGCGAGCTCCTGAAGTCCCGGCTCGCCGCCCTCGTCGACCGCTACGAGCTGCTGAGCGAGGTGCGCGGCCGCGGGCTGATGATCGGCATCGAGTTCGGACGCCCCAGGTCCCTCAAGCTGCGCGGCCGGTGGACGATGCTGCAGGCGGCCCGCAAGGGGCTCTTCGCGCAGATGGTCGTCGTACCGCTGCTGCAGAAGCACCGCATCCTCACGCAGGTCTCCGGGGACCACCTGGAGGTCATCAAGCTGATCCCGCCGCTGACCGTGGGGGAGCGGGAGGTGGACCGCTTCGTGGACGCCTTCACCGCGGTGATGGAGGACGCGCACGGAGGCGGCGGACTGATGTGGGACTTCGGCAGGACGCTGGTGAAGCAGGCGGTCGCGAACAGGTAG
- a CDS encoding helix-turn-helix domain-containing protein has translation MSPAEPTEPAPPPEAAEALPAVAPQLRELRRRASLTLEAAARTAGLSPAHLSRLETGQRQPSLPMLLTLARVYGTTVSELLGETVADRDAVVRASDMEPTAAGGWAYWQAGASGRGMQALRVHVPHGAQGDIVRVHPGEEWLYVLKGRLRLRLGDTAHLLGPGDSAHFDSLTPHRIAAADPGGADLLFVHTLLQSPATALCLGGPTQGDPT, from the coding sequence ATGAGCCCTGCCGAGCCCACGGAGCCCGCACCGCCGCCCGAGGCGGCCGAAGCGCTCCCCGCCGTGGCACCCCAGCTGCGTGAACTGCGCCGCCGCGCCTCCCTGACCCTGGAGGCCGCGGCCCGCACGGCCGGGCTCTCGCCCGCCCACCTCTCCCGCCTAGAGACCGGGCAGCGCCAGCCTTCCCTGCCGATGCTGCTCACGCTCGCACGTGTCTACGGTACGACGGTCTCGGAGCTGCTCGGCGAGACGGTCGCGGACCGGGACGCGGTCGTCCGCGCCTCGGACATGGAACCGACCGCGGCCGGCGGCTGGGCCTACTGGCAGGCGGGCGCCTCCGGCCGCGGCATGCAGGCGCTGCGCGTGCACGTGCCGCACGGGGCGCAGGGCGACATCGTGCGCGTCCACCCCGGCGAGGAGTGGCTGTACGTCCTGAAGGGGCGGCTGCGGCTGCGCCTCGGGGACACCGCGCACCTCCTCGGTCCGGGCGACAGCGCGCACTTCGACTCGCTGACCCCGCACCGGATCGCCGCCGCCGACCCGGGCGGCGCCGACCTCCTCTTCGTCCACACGCTGCTGCAGAGCCCCGCCACCGCGCTGTGCCTCGGCGGCCCCACTCAGGGAGACCCGACATGA
- a CDS encoding DUF6126 family protein, producing MEEKFPRALWVRLIIYVAVGHVFAAFLYLLFEVGANSK from the coding sequence ATGGAGGAGAAGTTTCCCCGGGCGCTCTGGGTCCGACTGATCATCTATGTGGCCGTCGGCCACGTCTTCGCGGCCTTCCTCTACCTGCTCTTCGAGGTGGGCGCGAACAGTAAGTAG
- a CDS encoding tyrosine-protein phosphatase has protein sequence MTQESPPTELAALVELSEPDLAGVRNFRDVGGLPTVDGRRVRRGRLFRSGHLAHATADDAAFLSSLGLHTIFDFRNDADQRLEGPDIELPGVRNVNLPLTDPADGAEFWKMVRDGDLDQLRSILSDGRAADRMGAAYRTIIKERTAEHSKVLHALAEDSVPALMHCAAGKDRAGLSIAVTLLAVGVERDAIEADYLKSNVKHRRYKVHRSDSSPNAMSPEVMELLDPLFDARAEYLAAAYETIDETWGDVDTYLSAGLKLSAETRERLRERLLD, from the coding sequence GTGACGCAGGAGTCCCCGCCGACAGAGCTGGCAGCACTGGTGGAGCTGTCGGAGCCCGACCTCGCCGGAGTGCGCAACTTCCGTGACGTGGGCGGGCTGCCGACCGTGGACGGGCGGCGCGTCCGCCGGGGCAGGCTCTTCCGCAGCGGCCACCTGGCGCACGCCACCGCCGACGACGCCGCGTTCCTCTCCTCGCTCGGCCTGCACACGATCTTCGACTTCCGCAACGACGCCGACCAGCGCCTCGAAGGTCCCGACATCGAGCTGCCCGGCGTGCGCAACGTGAACCTGCCGCTGACCGACCCGGCCGACGGCGCCGAGTTCTGGAAGATGGTGCGCGACGGCGACCTCGACCAGCTGCGCTCGATCCTCTCCGACGGCAGGGCCGCCGACCGGATGGGCGCCGCGTACCGGACGATCATCAAGGAGCGCACCGCCGAGCACAGCAAGGTGCTGCACGCGCTCGCCGAGGACAGCGTGCCCGCCCTGATGCACTGCGCGGCGGGCAAGGACCGCGCGGGCCTGTCCATAGCCGTCACGCTCCTCGCCGTGGGCGTGGAGCGCGACGCCATCGAGGCGGACTACCTCAAGTCGAACGTGAAGCACCGCCGCTACAAGGTGCACCGCTCGGACAGCTCCCCGAACGCGATGTCGCCCGAGGTCATGGAGCTCCTCGACCCGCTCTTCGACGCCCGCGCCGAGTACCTGGCGGCGGCGTACGAGACGATCGACGAGACCTGGGGCGACGTGGACACGTACCTCTCCGCGGGTCTGAAGCTCAGCGCCGAGACGCGCGAGAGGCTGCGCGAGCGCCTCCTCGACTGA
- a CDS encoding ArsR/SmtB family transcription factor has product MDAAFKALADPVRRQLLDRLRDRNGQTLRELCAGLDMARQSVSKHLAVLEGAELVTTARQGREKLHYLNAAPINAIAERWISRFDRERAHALADLKRALEQPTMNSDSIDDSTTFVYTTYIRTTPERLWQALTDPAFTRRYWGVSFGTDWTPGSPMTWTETGATTEDPEQVVLVHEPHRRLAYTWHTFSPQWAEANGIDEELRARLASERRSRVTFDLEPEGDRVKLTVTHEFDGADTLKSMCSQGWPAILSSLKTLLETGEPLA; this is encoded by the coding sequence GTGGACGCGGCGTTCAAGGCGCTGGCCGATCCGGTCCGGCGGCAGCTGCTGGACCGGTTGCGGGACCGCAACGGACAGACCCTGCGGGAGCTGTGCGCGGGCCTCGACATGGCCCGGCAGTCGGTGAGCAAACACCTCGCGGTCCTGGAGGGCGCCGAGCTCGTCACCACGGCGCGGCAGGGACGGGAGAAGCTGCACTACCTGAACGCCGCTCCGATCAACGCCATCGCCGAGCGTTGGATCAGCCGGTTCGACCGCGAACGGGCCCACGCCCTCGCGGACCTGAAGAGAGCATTGGAGCAACCGACCATGAACAGCGACAGCATCGACGACAGCACGACGTTCGTGTACACGACCTACATCCGCACCACCCCCGAGCGGCTCTGGCAGGCCCTGACCGACCCGGCCTTCACCCGCCGGTACTGGGGCGTGAGCTTCGGCACCGACTGGACCCCGGGATCGCCCATGACCTGGACCGAGACGGGCGCCACCACGGAGGACCCCGAGCAGGTCGTCCTCGTCCACGAACCGCACCGCAGGCTGGCCTACACCTGGCACACCTTCAGTCCGCAGTGGGCCGAGGCGAACGGCATCGACGAGGAACTGCGCGCCCGACTCGCGAGCGAGCGGCGTTCCCGGGTCACCTTCGACCTGGAGCCCGAGGGCGACCGGGTGAAGCTGACCGTCACCCACGAGTTCGACGGAGCGGACACGCTGAAGTCCATGTGCAGCCAGGGCTGGCCCGCCATCCTCTCCAGCCTCAAGACCCTCCTGGAGACCGGCGAACCCCTGGCCTGA
- a CDS encoding SGNH/GDSL hydrolase family protein yields the protein MINSYAALGDSFTEGVGDPSPDGTFVGWADRLAVLLDDRVPEHTFRYANLAVRGKLLDQIVEDQVPRAKELAPDLVSFCAGGNDIIRPGTDPDEVAERFERAVADLSSAVGTVMVTTGFDTRGVAVLKHLRGKIATYNMHVRAIADRYGCPVLDLWSLKTVQDRRAWDGDRLHLSAEGHTRVALRAGQVLGLDVPADPDQAWPPLPPRGTLEVRRDDIHWAREYLVPWIGRRIRGESSGDHVEAKGFRNIDALKMQIHAGS from the coding sequence GTGATCAACTCCTACGCAGCGCTCGGCGACAGCTTCACCGAAGGCGTGGGCGACCCGTCCCCCGACGGCACGTTCGTCGGCTGGGCCGACCGCCTCGCGGTCCTGCTCGACGACCGGGTGCCCGAGCACACCTTCCGGTACGCCAACCTCGCCGTCCGCGGCAAACTCCTCGACCAGATCGTCGAGGACCAGGTGCCGCGCGCCAAGGAGCTCGCCCCCGACCTGGTGAGCTTCTGCGCCGGGGGCAACGACATCATCCGGCCCGGCACCGACCCCGACGAGGTCGCCGAGCGGTTCGAGCGCGCCGTCGCCGACCTCTCGTCAGCGGTCGGCACGGTCATGGTGACCACCGGCTTCGACACCCGCGGCGTCGCGGTCCTCAAGCACCTGCGCGGCAAGATCGCCACGTACAACATGCACGTCCGCGCCATCGCGGACCGCTACGGCTGCCCCGTCCTCGACCTGTGGTCCCTCAAGACCGTCCAGGACCGCCGGGCGTGGGACGGCGACCGGCTGCACCTCTCCGCCGAGGGCCACACGCGCGTGGCGTTGCGGGCCGGCCAGGTGCTGGGGCTGGACGTGCCCGCCGACCCCGACCAGGCATGGCCGCCGCTGCCGCCGCGCGGCACGCTGGAGGTGCGCCGCGACGACATCCACTGGGCGCGCGAGTACCTGGTGCCGTGGATCGGGCGGCGCATCCGCGGCGAGAGCTCCGGGGACCACGTGGAGGCGAAGGGCTTCCGCAACATCGACGCCCTCAAGATGCAGATCCACGCCGGTTCCTGA